The nucleotide window CACCGGCGCGATTTCGGGTGTGTACATGGTTTCTCCAACACAGCCGGGCTTGCCCACGGTGGGTCCGTTCCCCTGTGAACGCGCTCCGAACTCGAATGATCGAATTGTTCAGTATGGCCTTTATGAGGTCAGACCATTAATCTGAGCATAGGACCGCAATGTGATCTGCGTCAAGCACACGGTCAGGAAATCCTCGACGAGGCGGCCGAACGGTGGTGCAGGCAGCGGGCTGACGTGCGACCAGGCTGACGGCGGATGCTCGACCGGGCAGCGGGCGGATGAGCGAAGAGGACGTGAAATGATGATCCGATGGAGGAGACCATGACCGAGGACAAGGGCACACCGTGGAAGCCCGTGAACCGGCCGAGCACCTATGAGCTCGTCATCGACGCCATCGAAGAGCAGATCATGGCCGGCTCGCTCACCGTCGGTGACCCCCTGCCCGCCGAACGCGATCTGGCGACGAAGCTCGGCGTCAGCCGGGCCAGCGTCCGCGAGGCCCTGCGGGTGCTCGAGAGCCTCGGCGTCGTCCGCTCCTCTGGAGGGTCGGGCCGCGGCGCCGGCACCTTCATCGCCGCGATGCCCTCGGCCGCCCTCACCCGCTTCCTCCGCCTTCACGTCGCCTTGGCGAACTTCAGCCTCGACGATGTGACGGAGACGCGCATCCAATTGGAGCGCTCGAGCTCGATCCTTGCGGCCACGCGTGCCGACAAGGACTCTCTGGCCGCCATCAATGCTCAGCTCGCCATGATGGACACCCCCGGCGTCAGCCTCGAAGTCTTCAACGATGCGGACACCGCGTTCCACGTCGCCATCGCACAGGCGGCGGGCAACCAGCTGTTCTCCGACCTCACGGGAGCGATCCGCACCTCGATGCGCACGTCGATCTTCGACTCATTCAACAGAGTCGACGATCCGCAGGTGCTCATGTCCCAGCTGCAGGCTCAGCACCACCAGATCATGGAGGCGATCGTCGCCGGTGACACAGAGGAAGCGGCCCGGGTGACCGAGGAGCACATCCGGTTCGCCGCCGCGGCACTTCCCGGCCTCACCGAAGCCTAACCACTCCCTACTTACTACCTGACGGGTCCCCAGCAACTTGGCGCCAGGTTGCTGGGGCGCCGTCAGGTAGCAGGTGAGGGGTCACTTCTTTTCGGGGCGCTGGGCCACCTCGGCGGTTTCGGCTTCGATCCTGTCCGCATCGGCCGCACGCTTCTTCGCACGCTTCTCCTCCCGGTGGGCTGCCCGGGTCTCCTTGCGTCGTTCGACGAGGAGGTAGAGGGCGGGGACGAGGATGAGGGTGAGGACCGTCGATGAGGTGAGCCCGCCGATGACGACGATGGCCAGCGGCTGCGAGATGAAGACTCCCCCACCGGTGAGCCCCAGCGACATCGGCACGAGGGCGAAGATCGTTGCGGCGGCGGTCATGAGGATCGGGCGCAGGCGCAGTCGGGTGCCGTGGACGATCGCGTCCATCAGTTCCAAACCGTCCTCACGCAGCTTGTTGATGAGGTCGATGAGCACGATCGCGTTGGTCACGACGATGCCGATGAGCATGAGCAGACCGATGAGCGAGGGAATGCCCAACGGTGTGCCGGTCGCCAGCAGGAGCAGCACGGCTCCTGTCGCTGCGAAGGGGATCGACACGAGCAGGATGAGCGGCTGGACGAAGCTGCGGAACGTCGCGATCATCACGAGGAACACGAGCACGATCGCCACGGCCATGGCCGCCCCGAGCTGGCCGAAGGACTCCGCCTGCTCCTGGCTGGCTCCGCCGACGTCGAAGCTGAC belongs to Brevibacterium spongiae and includes:
- a CDS encoding FadR/GntR family transcriptional regulator, with the protein product MEETMTEDKGTPWKPVNRPSTYELVIDAIEEQIMAGSLTVGDPLPAERDLATKLGVSRASVREALRVLESLGVVRSSGGSGRGAGTFIAAMPSAALTRFLRLHVALANFSLDDVTETRIQLERSSSILAATRADKDSLAAINAQLAMMDTPGVSLEVFNDADTAFHVAIAQAAGNQLFSDLTGAIRTSMRTSIFDSFNRVDDPQVLMSQLQAQHHQIMEAIVAGDTEEAARVTEEHIRFAAAALPGLTEA